TGGGAGTTGGAATGTCTGTGTTTGCTTGTTCCAAGCTAGCAGTCTTGGAATCCTTCCTGCCCACCGGTACATCCCAGTAGGGCCCCCCAGCCTTCGCAGTTCAAATAAAGAACAATGGGAGCAGAACAAAAGGATCATCAAGCAAACAATTCAGAACcacattaaataaataaatatatatataaaaaaaaaaaaaagaagaaaagcaagCAATTCAGAAGGCTTTCTGTGCAACACAAGTTAGCCTCTCTATCATCTGCACGTTGGCTTTTGCCCAGGTTCCTAAGACTTTCTAAAACCTGAAATATATTGTGGGAAGTTAAACACTGTTTAATTAAATGCACTACCAGAATGACTGCGTCTCTTGCTGCTATGGCGAGCAAATCAGCACAGGATACTACGCCGGGGCACACAGCCTCCAGTTTGGTTTTAATCTTGTCAACAATGTCAAAACCTTTCAGAGAGTTTGCATTCTGTTCTGCTTTCTTCTCCCCTATCAGTGTGACTGTGTCGTCCAGCAGCACCGATCCATCGCAGCCCTGCAACCATGCAAAAAGTTCACATATCATCTACTGTGGCTTTCAGTGTATATTTTGTTGCCTTCAACTACGTTAGTTGTGTCCTGATAGCTCAAAACTTCAacagaaaaaaatgaaaattttcaCATCTAGTCCTACCCTACAGGGCAATCTAAATGTTACAGGAATTTATTCAATTACACTCAACTGTAACTGTGTTATTGCTATAGGAATTTCATGTAGTTCCAAGTCCATCCTGCAACTCCAATTACTTTGGCATCATTAATTACTAGCAATCAAAGATATCCAACATACCTGAACAAAACAATCATGGAAGTGGAGACGAAGGATGGCGGCCCCATTGCGGGGTCGGCTTGCACTGCACACTCCATCTCTTTTCTCACAATCAGCTCAGCCGTTGGGCATGCCTTCAAGTAGTAGTCCAAACTCAATTCGGAAGGATCTTGTGCCTCCAAGAAGGTGGTGAAGGCCCCTAGAAAAAGAGCTAAGAAAAGAAGCAGGGGTTTAGATAAGCAGAGATTGCAAGCCATTGCCTTCGTTCTCCTATCTTTGGAAAATAGCAAGAGATGATGTGAAGGTTGCTATTCATGCATCCCTATATATTTTGAGGTGAAGGCAGTACGTGGTGGGGTCAGGTTTGTTAAGAGGAAAGCCGGGTCAAGAGAGGATCAACCAACGTTAGTGAGGTTGGTGGAGTTAGCAAGCTAAATCTATCGAACCCCAGCTGGTCTTGTTTGATGCGATCTTCGTGGAACTTAGTGGGAGATTTTGATTGGTTTGGTGGTTTAAGTTCACCGTATCACAGAAGTCATGCACAGGTTGGAACATACGTGTTGCCTTCAATTATATTAAAACTTGTTACGCTAAGTGTTCTGCAATGTAAACTCGGAAGCTTAATCTAAGATTGGAAGTCTTAATGAATCATACACGAACACATTTGTTTGTTTACTTGGCAACCAAGTTGTTGCTGCTTTGTGTTGATTATTTATATTTTACGCTGAATTTGTTGTATGTGAGTTAGATACATCATGTTATACTTCAACATTAGTGCATTCGGTCTTGTGCGTGCAATATGGGCAATTGGAATTATCTTCGGATGCACTGGCTTTTTTGTTATGTGTCTAATAAAACCTACGTGGACGGTACAACAATATGGTATGGGCCCTCCTGGTGCTAATGCCCTCTAGCAGTTAGGGTAACCATCTTCAAAGCCCCAGCTTTGTCAAGGTTGCAGATACTTTtctaattttgagagctttagtgattttttttttaaatttttctgactCTTATTGATGTTTTCTTTTGGTGTTTGTCATTTGAGTTGGAATCACACCTTAAGATCTTAATCTTtttttcccttatttttttttgttccatATTGAACAATTAAAAGTAAGTTAGTACGCTTTTTTTATGCTTTCTAGCTAGGAGGCAATAAACGATCGAATAGGTTCGCACAAGGAAGAGAAAATCATTTAGTGGCTACGGTGGGGTTTTTTTTGGCTTGTTAACCAGGGGTGGCAATTTAAGATGAGATCGGCCGGACCAATATATTGATCATTTCAGATATATTTATATTTCACATGAATGAATCCTGATCATAAATAGATAAATTTACTTAACCTATTTAAGATTTATTTAActcatttaaaatttatttaacttatttaaaatATGACTAATccttttgatttaatttgatcccGTTTACCAAAGGAGTTATGTAGGTTGAATTGGGTAAGTAAAGAAATTGGGTTCATGCCTAGATTTTTGATatgtttaataaatgggttagtaTTGGGTTGGCAAATTTTTTTGACACAACTTTACCCAATCCATCAATTGCCATCGTAATACAAAGCCTTAGGCATTAATCAAAAAGAAATACTTAGTATACTGTGGATGGTGCAGCTCGCGTGCATCCATCCACGATGATTGACTCACGCATGGAGCCGAACatagtatgaaaaaaaaaaaattcaccaaTTTCACATGGGAGTCAATCACCACGGACGGTGCATGCGAAGCTGCACCGCCCGCTGTGCATAAAGTATttctcttaatcaaattaaatagtttaaatgGACCCCATACCATATTGGTGCCTGTTGATGCTGAGTTGCCACAGGAACCTTCCTCCTTTTCATATTTTGTCACATTAACGCCTAAAAACAAACATAATCATCTTGAAACATATAATTATCATACATAATGGTACAGTTATCTTCTTTTAGATatattcttttattctttttattcttTGTCGTTACTTTTGCTATGTCTAATGTTTCTTGTATGGGTTTTGGCcagaactttagtctaaaaatcaAATGCTCTTTGATTTACTCTGCATTTGGCATCATTGTCATTTAAAAAAAACATATATTaataagaatttgatttctacATTTACTCTTAATTAAGTCTACGGTGAAGCAAGATCCGCATGCAGAGATCTTTATTGCCAaatatttataatctaattaacagtttttaaaaatttttaatccatCAAACTAATTAACATATAAAATGCCTACTTTAtcctttataatattaaaaattaagatttaatgTGTTTATAGTTAATATTTTTAGACATATATTAAAGTGAACTTGTTATATCAGAGAAAATAGTTAGACCATTGAGGCTGCAAACAGGTCGAGTTGACCCCTAAACTGACTAGAGTAGTCCAAACCTGATTTTGAAGACCCATGGATTGAGTCAGATTTAGAAAATAGATTCCATCTTAATTTCAAGCCGGGTCTGGGTCTCATATTTTTCAGGCTAGTTGACTTGAATTGAACTCAATTTCACTAATCCAGAAGGATCACCAAACTTGATTTTGGATAACTTTAGCCACTAGATTAGGGATGAATAGAATTTAAAAGTAAGATTCACGACATAAAAAGCTGGATTGCAAGTCAAACTTTTGGAGATTGAAACTTAGCCATATATTATATGATGCCCAATTGAGATAAACTTATTTGTAAAAATAATATCTGATAACCTTTCAAGTTATGACGCCCCCTCCAAAGGATGCATTGTAGTGAGCAATGAAGTCCAAATCTCATTATTTTGgtttcaaaataaattagttaaattaaaaaaaatttactcagAAAAGATTTTGATCAGACATATCTCCCAATCCAAGAAGAATTAGATAAATAATTGAAGACAAAACTGATGTAAGAGTCAAAATCTATATTACGTAAGATTTTatcttttcatatttatttcaattAGTAATGTCTATTTTGAAAAACTTAGTTCTATTTCAATTAGCTGAGGAATCCAATTAGAATTGTGTAAGAACAGATCTCACTATTATAAGTATAATTTATGTATCTCAGATTATAATCATCAATTAGAATTGTGctaatttttaaacttttttctgaattttttaggAGATTCAAATTGAGTGGTTTTAGGAAATTAGCTCCTTCTCCTCCATCAAATATTCATCCAActcaaaaattcaaatcatatAAACC
Above is a genomic segment from Elaeis guineensis isolate ETL-2024a chromosome 1, EG11, whole genome shotgun sequence containing:
- the LOC105032877 gene encoding LOW QUALITY PROTEIN: peroxidase 11 (The sequence of the model RefSeq protein was modified relative to this genomic sequence to represent the inferred CDS: inserted 1 base in 1 codon), whose translation is MACNLCLSKPLLLFLALFLGAFTTFLEAQDPSELSLDYYLKACPTAELIVRKEMECAVQADPXNGAAILRLHFHDCFVQGCDGSVLLDDTVTLIGEKKAEQNANSLKGFDIVDKIKTKLEAVCPGVVSCADLLAIAARDAVILAGGPYWDVPVGRKDSKTASLEQANTDIPTPKQGLVTIISKFLAKGLSPTDMVALVGSHTIGVSRCANYRDRIYGDFELTSKLEGTSLLYLSKLKQDCPLDGGDNNVSPMDNFTPTLFDNAYFETLLKGTALLSSDQEMYSSLLGFETSSLVEKYFADPIAFFQQFSNSMVTMGNITNPEGGEVRKNCRFVNT